From Lagenorhynchus albirostris chromosome 15, mLagAlb1.1, whole genome shotgun sequence, one genomic window encodes:
- the MLST8 gene encoding target of rapamycin complex subunit LST8 isoform X1: MNTSPGTVGSDPVILATAGYDHTVRFWQAHSGICTRTVQHQDSQVNALEITPDRSMIAAAGYQHIRMYDLNSNNPNPIISYDGVNKNIASVGFHEDGRWMYTGGEDCTARIWDLRSRNLQCQRIFQVNAPINCVCLHPNQAELIVGDQSGAIHIWDLKTDHNEQLIPEPEVSITSAHIDPDASYMAAVNSTGNCYVWNLTGGIGDEVTQLIPKTKIPAHTRYALQCRFSPDSTLLATCSADQTCKIWRTSNFSLMTELSIKSSNPGESSRGWMWGCAFSGDSQYIVTASSDNLARLWCVETGEIKREYGGHQKAVVCLAFNDSVLG; the protein is encoded by the exons ATGAACACGTCTCCAGGTACGGTGGGCAGTGACCCCGTCATCTTGGCCACTGCAGGCTATGACCACACGGTGCGGTTCTGGCAGGCCCACAGCGGGATCTGTACGCGAACGGTGCAGCACCAGGACTCC CAGGTGAACGCGCTGGAGATCACACCTGACCGCAGCATGATTGCTGCTGCAG GTTACCAGCACATTCGCATGTATGATCTCAACTCCAATAACCCCAACCCCATCATCAGCTATGATGGGGTCAACAAGAACATCGCGTCTGTGGGCTTCCACGAGGACGGCCGCTGGATGTACACTGGTGGGGAGGACTGCACTGCCCGGATCTGGGACCTCAG GTCCCGGAACCTGCAGTGTCAGCGGATCTTCCAGGTGAATGCGCCCATTAACTGTGTGTGCCTGCACCCCAACCAG GCAGAACTCATTGTGGGTGACCAGAGTGGCGCCATCCACATCTGGGACTTGAAAACTGACCACAACGAGCAGCTGATCCCGGAGCCTGAGGTCTCTATCACATCGGCCCACATCGACCCGGATGCTAGCTACATGGCCGCGGTCAATAGCACT GGGAACTGCTATGTCTGGAACCTGACTGGGGGCATTGGTGACGAGGTGACACAGCTCATCCCCAAGACCAAGATCCCAGCACACACCCGCTACGCCCTGCAGTGCCGCTTCAGCCCAGACTCCAc GCTCCTCGCCACCTGCTCGGCCGACCAGACATGCAAGATTTGGAGGACGTCCAACTTCTCCCTGATGACGGAGCTGAGCATCAAGAGCAGCAACCCTGGAGAGTCATCCCGAGGCTGGATGTGGGGCTGCGCCTTCTCGGGGGACTCCCAGTACATAGTCACCG CTTCCTCTGACAACCTGGCCCGGCTCTGGTGCGTGGAGACGGGAGAGATCAAGAGAGAGTACGGCGGCCACCAGAAAGCTGTTGTCTGCTTGGCCTTCAACGACAGTGTGCTGggctaa
- the BRICD5 gene encoding BRICHOS domain-containing protein 5 isoform X2 codes for MEQGSCRAERPGSGPVGAPLTAMCFHMKTKPCHGGWRAPGLLLLLLALATAGAVAGGLLGFAHSPLKPLLQTLRLTLPSPRVPWSNQTEQVDVAQNVATIRVTPAQSNRSWAVLFDGQSGCVCYRPSEHQACFLRLMEPRDRETLQLLVNTSWPQGTRSPSQDTHYAQELLAVLGSREVDPAQVGASVRNLCAKTPIYWARRAERPQRQRLIYLCIDICFPSNICMSVCFYYLPD; via the exons ATGGAGCAGGGGAGCTGCCGGGCCGAGAGACCCGGGTCTGGACCTGTCGGG GCCCCACTGACTGCAATGTGCTTCCACATGAAGACCAAGCCCTGCCACGGGGGCTGGAGAGCTCCTGGCCTCCTACTGCTGCTGCTGGCACTGGCCACCGCTGGGGCTGTGGCTGGAGGGCTTCTTGGCTTCGCTCACAGCCCTCTCAAG CCACTGCTGCAGACGCTCCGTCTGACCCTCCCGAGCCCCAGGGTACCCTGGTCCAACCAAACCGAACAGGTGGACGTGGCCCAGAACGTGGCAACCATCAGGGTGACTCCAGCTCAGAGCAACCGCAGCTGGGCAGTGCTGTTCGACGGGCAGAGC GGTTGTGTCTGTTACCGCCCCTCAGAGCACCAGGCCTGCTTCCTCCGCCTGATGGAACCCCGAGACCGCGAGACCCTGCAGCTGCTGGTGAACACCTCTTGG CCCCAAGGGACTCGCAGCCCCAGCCAGGACACCCACTATGCCCAGGAGCTGCTGGCAGTGCTTGGGAGCCGTGAGGTGGACCCTGCCCAGGTGGGGGCTTCTGTGCGGAACCTTTGTGCAAAGACCCCCATTTACTGGGCCCGACGAGCAGAGA ggcccCAGAGGCAGCGGCTGATCTACCTATGCATCGACATCTGCTTCCCAAGCAACATCTGCATGTCCGTCTGCTTTTATTACCTCCCGGACTAA
- the BRICD5 gene encoding BRICHOS domain-containing protein 5 isoform X1 produces MEQGSCRAERPGSGPVGAPLTAMCFHMKTKPCHGGWRAPGLLLLLLALATAGAVAGGLLGFAHSPLKPLLQTLRLTLPSPRVPWSNQTEQVDVAQNVATIRVTPAQSNRSWAVLFDGQSGCVCYRPSEHQACFLRLMEPRDRETLQLLVNTSWPQGTRSPSQDTHYAQELLAVLGSREVDPAQVGASVRNLCAKTPIYWARRAESELGQAVRRGLGSRRTVGGGVGKESFRDHGGPSPQGPRGSG; encoded by the exons ATGGAGCAGGGGAGCTGCCGGGCCGAGAGACCCGGGTCTGGACCTGTCGGG GCCCCACTGACTGCAATGTGCTTCCACATGAAGACCAAGCCCTGCCACGGGGGCTGGAGAGCTCCTGGCCTCCTACTGCTGCTGCTGGCACTGGCCACCGCTGGGGCTGTGGCTGGAGGGCTTCTTGGCTTCGCTCACAGCCCTCTCAAG CCACTGCTGCAGACGCTCCGTCTGACCCTCCCGAGCCCCAGGGTACCCTGGTCCAACCAAACCGAACAGGTGGACGTGGCCCAGAACGTGGCAACCATCAGGGTGACTCCAGCTCAGAGCAACCGCAGCTGGGCAGTGCTGTTCGACGGGCAGAGC GGTTGTGTCTGTTACCGCCCCTCAGAGCACCAGGCCTGCTTCCTCCGCCTGATGGAACCCCGAGACCGCGAGACCCTGCAGCTGCTGGTGAACACCTCTTGG CCCCAAGGGACTCGCAGCCCCAGCCAGGACACCCACTATGCCCAGGAGCTGCTGGCAGTGCTTGGGAGCCGTGAGGTGGACCCTGCCCAGGTGGGGGCTTCTGTGCGGAACCTTTGTGCAAAGACCCCCATTTACTGGGCCCGACGAGCAGAGAGTGAGTTGGGGCAGGCTGTGCGGAGGGGCCTGGGCTCCCGCAGGACAGTCGGTGGCGGGGTGGGGAAGGAGTCCTTTAGGGATCATGGaggcccctccccccagggcccCAGAGGCAGCGGCTGA
- the PGP gene encoding glycerol-3-phosphate phosphatase: MAEVEAGGDGGRCVRLNAKRAQELLADVDTVLFDCDGVLWRGETAVSGAPETLTALRARGKRLGFITNNSSKTREAYAEKLRRLGFGGPTGPGAGSEVFGTAYCTALYLRQRLTGLPTPKAYVLGSVALATELEAVGVSCVGVGPEPLHGDGPSAWLDEPLEPDVRAVVVGFDPHFSYMKLTKAVRYLQQPGCLLVGTNMDNRLPLENGRFIAGTGCLVRAVEMAAQRQADVIGKPSRFIFDCVSQEYGINPERTIMVGDRLDTDILLGVTCGLKTILTLTGVSTLRDVKSNQESDCLSKKKMVPDFYVDSIADLLPALQG; encoded by the exons aTGGCGGAGGTGGAGGCCGGCGGCGACGGGGGCCGCTGCGTGCGGCTGAATGCCAAGCGGGCCCAGGAGCTGCTGGCCGACGTGGACACGGTGCTGTTCGACTGCGACGGCGTGCTGTGGCGCGGTGAGACGGCGGTCTCCGGCGCGCCCGAGACCCTGACGGCGCTGCGGGCCCGCGGCAAGCGCCTCGGCTTCATCACCAACAACAGCAGCAAGACCCGCGAGGCCTACGCCGAGAAGCTGCGGCGCCTGGGCTTCGGCGGCCCGACGGGGCCCGGCGCCGGCAGCGAGGTCTTCGGCACGGCCTACTGTACCGCGCTCTACCTGCGCCAGCGCCTGACCGGTCTACCGACCCCCAAGGCCTACGTGCTGGGCAGCGTGGCCCTGGCCACCGAGCTGGAGGCCGTGGGCGTCTCCTGCGTGGGCGTGGGGCCCGAGCCGCTGCACGGCGACGGCCCCAGCGCCTGGCTGGATGAGCCCCTGGAGCCTGATGTGCGCGCCGTCGTGGTGGGCTTCGACCCACACTTCAGCTACATGAAGCTCACGAAGGCTGTGCGCTACCTGCAGCAGCCCGGCTGCCTGCTCGTGGGCACCAACATGGACAACCGGCTCCCACTCGAGAACGGCCGCTTCATCGCGG GTACCGGCTGTCTGGTCCGAGCCGTGGAGATGGCCGCGCAGCGCCAAGCCGACGTCATAGGGAAGCCCAGCCGCTTCATCTTCGACTGCGTGTCCCAGGAATATGGCATCAACCCGGAGCGCACCATCATGGTGGGTGATCGCCTGGACACAGACATCCTCCTGGGCGTCACTTGTGGTCTGAAGACCATCCTGACCCTCACTGGGGTCTCCACTCTGCGGGATGTGAAGAGTAATCAGGAAAGTGACTGCCTGTCTAAGAAGAAAATGGTCCCTGACTTCTATGTTGACAGCATAGCCGACCTTTTGCCTGCCCTTCAAGGTTAA
- the MLST8 gene encoding target of rapamycin complex subunit LST8 isoform X2: MIAAAGYQHIRMYDLNSNNPNPIISYDGVNKNIASVGFHEDGRWMYTGGEDCTARIWDLRSRNLQCQRIFQVNAPINCVCLHPNQAELIVGDQSGAIHIWDLKTDHNEQLIPEPEVSITSAHIDPDASYMAAVNSTGNCYVWNLTGGIGDEVTQLIPKTKIPAHTRYALQCRFSPDSTLLATCSADQTCKIWRTSNFSLMTELSIKSSNPGESSRGWMWGCAFSGDSQYIVTASSDNLARLWCVETGEIKREYGGHQKAVVCLAFNDSVLG, translated from the exons ATGATTGCTGCTGCAG GTTACCAGCACATTCGCATGTATGATCTCAACTCCAATAACCCCAACCCCATCATCAGCTATGATGGGGTCAACAAGAACATCGCGTCTGTGGGCTTCCACGAGGACGGCCGCTGGATGTACACTGGTGGGGAGGACTGCACTGCCCGGATCTGGGACCTCAG GTCCCGGAACCTGCAGTGTCAGCGGATCTTCCAGGTGAATGCGCCCATTAACTGTGTGTGCCTGCACCCCAACCAG GCAGAACTCATTGTGGGTGACCAGAGTGGCGCCATCCACATCTGGGACTTGAAAACTGACCACAACGAGCAGCTGATCCCGGAGCCTGAGGTCTCTATCACATCGGCCCACATCGACCCGGATGCTAGCTACATGGCCGCGGTCAATAGCACT GGGAACTGCTATGTCTGGAACCTGACTGGGGGCATTGGTGACGAGGTGACACAGCTCATCCCCAAGACCAAGATCCCAGCACACACCCGCTACGCCCTGCAGTGCCGCTTCAGCCCAGACTCCAc GCTCCTCGCCACCTGCTCGGCCGACCAGACATGCAAGATTTGGAGGACGTCCAACTTCTCCCTGATGACGGAGCTGAGCATCAAGAGCAGCAACCCTGGAGAGTCATCCCGAGGCTGGATGTGGGGCTGCGCCTTCTCGGGGGACTCCCAGTACATAGTCACCG CTTCCTCTGACAACCTGGCCCGGCTCTGGTGCGTGGAGACGGGAGAGATCAAGAGAGAGTACGGCGGCCACCAGAAAGCTGTTGTCTGCTTGGCCTTCAACGACAGTGTGCTGggctaa